In Arcobacter sp. F2176, the following are encoded in one genomic region:
- a CDS encoding FkbM family methyltransferase, whose amino-acid sequence MNYIFTEKDNNLYKVEQSLKMQEKSVKQYSKTLNTVKITTNEVFWPSNISDTALPWLHHEIFDSFENNPSSYNHPCMEIDKVDWIIDAGCCEGYFPLFAFQKNSNCKVIAFEPLIEMEEALVNTFSKELKSKNMILINKALGKETGKLKFFSGDTHLCDSKICLDTQKNDHSYDVEVTTIDLVSKQQNITKNGMIKMDIEGAEMDALSGATQLLKTYKPKLAIAVYHEYENATLCREIILKANPSYNIEFRGEYCYFEPPRPYMLFAW is encoded by the coding sequence ATGAATTATATATTTACAGAAAAAGACAACAATCTTTATAAAGTAGAACAATCATTAAAAATGCAAGAAAAAAGTGTGAAGCAATATTCTAAAACATTGAATACAGTCAAAATTACAACAAATGAAGTTTTTTGGCCTTCAAATATTTCAGATACTGCTCTACCCTGGCTTCATCATGAAATATTTGACTCCTTTGAAAATAACCCCTCTTCATATAATCATCCATGTATGGAAATTGATAAGGTAGATTGGATTATTGATGCTGGTTGCTGTGAAGGATATTTTCCATTATTTGCATTTCAAAAAAACTCAAATTGTAAAGTTATTGCTTTTGAACCATTAATAGAAATGGAAGAGGCACTAGTAAATACATTTTCAAAAGAACTAAAATCTAAAAATATGATTCTGATTAATAAAGCATTAGGAAAAGAGACTGGAAAACTAAAGTTTTTTAGTGGAGATACACATTTATGTGACTCTAAAATTTGTTTAGATACTCAAAAAAATGATCATTCATATGATGTAGAAGTCACAACTATTGATCTTGTAAGTAAACAACAAAATATTACTAAAAATGGAATGATAAAGATGGACATAGAAGGAGCGGAGATGGATGCATTATCAGGAGCAACACAACTCTTGAAAACATATAAACCTAAATTAGCAATTGCAGTCTATCATGAATATGAAAATGCCACGCTTTGTAGAGAAATTATATTAAAAGCTAATCCTTCATATAATATAGAGTTTAGAGGTGAATATTGTTATTTTGAACCTCCTAGACCATATATGTTATTTGCATGGTAA